In the genome of Spirochaetia bacterium, one region contains:
- a CDS encoding sugar ABC transporter permease — MLNTMIRPKKSTIFLLLLVPVAWYIFSVFIPLVVAVFYSFFEWKGGPAKTFIGWGNYISMIHDKLFWQAFGHNIYLVVVCIIGQIGLAFVFVLMIMSRFVKLKGIHRTLAFFPSTISAIAIGFIWSMIYNYRYGLLNWFLKAIGRSDLVSVWLNEPKFALILVSLPLIWQFIGYYMVILFSAVAAIPQEIFESAELDGASGFQRAVHIVLPLTKNMIFVCITLCIAGNMKAFDHIYIMTNGGPGTASNVMALYAYTVSFRQSNMGYGSTVSIGIFVLSLAIILGSRALLNYFSKEEAGL; from the coding sequence ATGCTCAATACCATGATACGACCGAAAAAATCAACGATATTCTTGCTACTGCTTGTACCGGTAGCTTGGTATATCTTTTCAGTTTTTATACCCTTGGTCGTTGCTGTATTCTACAGTTTCTTTGAATGGAAAGGGGGGCCTGCGAAGACGTTCATCGGATGGGGGAATTATATCTCCATGATTCATGACAAACTGTTCTGGCAGGCGTTCGGTCACAATATTTATCTGGTTGTAGTCTGTATCATAGGTCAGATTGGCCTTGCCTTTGTCTTTGTGCTGATGATTATGTCACGTTTTGTGAAACTGAAGGGTATCCATCGGACTCTGGCATTTTTTCCCAGTACTATTTCCGCAATTGCCATCGGATTTATTTGGTCCATGATATATAATTATCGGTATGGTCTTCTTAATTGGTTTCTAAAAGCCATCGGACGAAGTGATCTTGTGTCTGTCTGGCTTAATGAACCAAAATTTGCATTGATTTTGGTTTCCTTGCCGCTTATCTGGCAGTTCATCGGTTATTATATGGTAATTCTTTTTTCAGCAGTTGCTGCAATTCCCCAGGAAATATTTGAAAGTGCCGAACTTGACGGTGCGAGTGGTTTCCAGCGTGCTGTCCATATTGTGCTGCCGCTGACAAAAAACATGATTTTTGTCTGCATTACGCTTTGTATTGCCGGCAATATGAAAGCTTTTGACCATATTTATATTATGACGAACGGAGGTCCTGGTACGGCTTCAAACGTCATGGCACTTTATGCATATACCGTTTCTTTCCGTCAGTCCAATATGGGATATGGCAGTACGGTCTCTATTGGTATCTTTGTGCTGAGCCTTGCCATTATCCTTGGTTCCAGAGCATTGCTTAACTATTTTTCCAAAGAGGAGGCTGGATTATGA
- a CDS encoding DUF368 domain-containing protein — MNNPSYELKQRQKLTALIINMARGFSMALADSIPGISGGTIAYILDFYDLFIDSLSALFGRNAEKRKKAIPFLLQLGLGWVIGLSLCIFFLALMFERHIYPMSSALIGLTVFSIPTICINEHMMLIGKKKEGIKRVAMLLLGIAIVVLITAANPTSESRYALTKLTFPLACYLFLGGMGAISAMVLPGISGSSLIMIMGLYLPVITGIRSLMSGNIAFFLPLFCFGCGIIAGLLTTVKLVQYCIQNHRSSTISLILGMVIGAIYSIILGPMTLNPPQPALSFGTFSITAFLIGGAIILLINYFSSLHARKSVLKKE, encoded by the coding sequence ATGAACAATCCATCATATGAACTGAAACAGCGGCAGAAACTTACTGCCCTCATAATAAATATGGCCAGAGGCTTTTCAATGGCTCTGGCAGATAGTATTCCCGGAATTTCAGGCGGAACGATAGCGTATATCCTTGATTTCTATGATTTATTCATTGATTCCCTGTCAGCGCTTTTCGGTCGGAATGCCGAAAAACGCAAAAAAGCAATCCCTTTTCTCCTGCAACTCGGCCTCGGATGGGTCATCGGATTGTCTCTGTGCATCTTTTTCCTTGCACTTATGTTTGAACGCCACATCTATCCTATGAGTTCTGCACTCATCGGCCTCACGGTTTTTTCGATTCCTACAATCTGCATTAATGAGCATATGATGCTTATAGGCAAGAAAAAGGAAGGAATCAAGCGAGTGGCAATGCTACTTCTAGGTATTGCCATCGTTGTATTGATTACTGCAGCGAATCCTACTTCAGAAAGTAGATATGCATTGACAAAACTTACGTTCCCACTTGCCTGTTATCTGTTTTTAGGAGGTATGGGAGCGATTTCGGCAATGGTACTGCCCGGCATTTCTGGTTCATCGCTTATCATGATCATGGGACTATATCTCCCTGTAATCACAGGTATACGGTCTTTGATGTCAGGTAACATCGCATTTTTCCTTCCGCTGTTCTGCTTCGGATGCGGCATCATTGCAGGGCTTCTCACCACTGTAAAACTTGTACAGTATTGTATCCAAAACCATCGGAGCAGTACCATAAGCCTCATCCTTGGCATGGTAATCGGAGCAATCTATTCCATCATCCTTGGGCCGATGACCCTGAACCCGCCGCAACCTGCTTTGTCTTTCGGAACCTTCTCTATCACGGCTTTCTTAATCGGCGGAGCAATTATCCTGTTGATCAACTACTTTTCTTCCTTGCATGCAAGGAAGTCTGTACTAAAAAAAGAATAA
- a CDS encoding DNA repair protein produces MQDTVSLLSPFLQDKFDKENSEDLKRFADKVLAFRMAHGRHFPWQETFDPYRILVSEIMLQQTQTERVVAKYQAFTEHWPTLESLAKAGVDEVLPLWKGLGYNRRCLNLIKAAKMTEDFGYQIPDDPTFISSLPSVGPSTTAALLSFAFGHPSIYIETNVRTVLFTLFYPQTKKDEKVAENQLTYGKKATISDKELKSLLENILPFVTDTKQWYYALLDVGAQMKKELPPDTARSSHYHSQSPFKGSDRQLRGQVLQQIIDKGPQTAKQLLTCLAEKGWETTRISKALWTLLQDGLLCKDPGDRYGLPRKQDD; encoded by the coding sequence ATGCAAGATACAGTTTCCCTTCTTTCTCCATTTCTGCAGGACAAATTCGACAAAGAAAATTCAGAAGATTTGAAACGTTTCGCAGACAAGGTCCTTGCTTTCCGAATGGCTCATGGACGCCATTTCCCATGGCAGGAAACTTTTGATCCTTACAGGATACTTGTCTCTGAAATCATGCTGCAACAGACACAGACAGAACGGGTCGTTGCAAAATATCAAGCCTTTACGGAGCATTGGCCGACACTCGAATCATTGGCAAAGGCCGGTGTAGACGAAGTCCTGCCGTTATGGAAAGGTCTTGGATATAACAGACGTTGCCTGAATCTCATCAAAGCTGCCAAGATGACAGAAGATTTTGGATATCAAATCCCGGATGACCCGACATTCATTTCTTCGCTGCCTTCCGTAGGCCCAAGTACAACAGCAGCGCTGCTGAGCTTTGCCTTCGGACATCCTTCAATCTATATCGAGACAAATGTCAGGACCGTTCTGTTTACCTTGTTCTATCCACAGACAAAAAAGGATGAAAAAGTAGCTGAAAACCAACTCACTTATGGTAAAAAAGCCACCATAAGTGACAAGGAATTGAAATCCTTGCTGGAAAACATCCTTCCATTTGTTACAGATACAAAGCAATGGTACTATGCACTGCTGGACGTCGGTGCCCAAATGAAAAAGGAACTTCCTCCAGATACTGCAAGAAGCAGCCACTATCACAGCCAAAGTCCTTTCAAGGGTTCTGATCGCCAGTTACGAGGACAAGTACTCCAACAAATCATAGACAAAGGTCCCCAGACGGCAAAACAATTATTGACGTGTCTCGCAGAAAAAGGGTGGGAAACTACCAGGATCAGCAAAGCATTATGGACCTTACTCCAGGATGGTCTCCTTTGCAAAGACCCAGGAGACCGCTATGGTCTACCAAGGAAACAAGACGACTGA
- a CDS encoding extracellular solute-binding protein: MNKRLTCTFGILLALSPWLAFANGQQETAAPQATASGTYSGDINMMHFSTAEEESNGNGGATGFRYMIKQYQQKHPEINLVQNVLANNEYKEKIATLSAANDLPDVFMLQGMNTASWSKQGLLTDLTDAIASSPYADRYDQSKFYTFTSDGKRYAIPALTEGTCAVICYDKRAWKKAGYDKFPETWNELIKAKAALEKQGYKYVITFGNKDKWQIDSCFLSTIGDRFTGSDWTYSLIENKGAAFTDKKFVDALRFTQNIFRSGIFNPDFNVVSNNDANDYYILGQSAAVICGNWDVSYIQANADQDLVDNTGFAVLPQPEGATASYRTHDTGQGYGLAINSKVASDPKKLAACIDLIEYLTGTEYADYVAQNFALSCVTKADAVDMSKLDSFTVDFYHYYENPGCEIYDSYINSAVIDVLNTDLQTMLNGDMTPEQVAANAQSKYQEVYK; the protein is encoded by the coding sequence ATGAACAAAAGACTTACATGCACGTTTGGAATCCTGCTTGCATTGAGCCCTTGGTTGGCATTTGCCAATGGACAGCAAGAAACGGCAGCTCCGCAAGCTACAGCCAGTGGAACGTATTCAGGTGATATCAACATGATGCATTTTTCCACTGCTGAGGAAGAGTCGAACGGAAATGGTGGAGCAACCGGGTTTCGATACATGATCAAACAGTATCAGCAGAAGCATCCTGAAATCAATTTGGTTCAGAATGTTCTGGCAAACAACGAATACAAGGAGAAAATTGCAACACTTTCGGCTGCAAATGATCTTCCCGATGTATTTATGCTGCAAGGGATGAACACCGCTTCTTGGTCAAAGCAGGGATTGCTCACAGATCTGACCGATGCCATTGCTTCATCTCCGTATGCCGATAGATATGACCAAAGTAAGTTCTATACGTTTACCTCAGATGGCAAACGCTATGCAATTCCGGCTCTTACTGAAGGAACCTGTGCTGTAATTTGCTATGACAAGAGGGCTTGGAAAAAAGCCGGTTATGACAAGTTCCCTGAGACATGGAATGAACTGATCAAAGCAAAAGCCGCTCTTGAGAAACAGGGATACAAATATGTCATTACTTTTGGCAACAAGGATAAATGGCAGATAGACTCCTGCTTCCTTTCTACGATCGGTGATCGTTTTACCGGTTCTGACTGGACATATTCCCTGATTGAAAACAAGGGAGCTGCATTTACTGACAAGAAGTTTGTTGATGCCCTGCGCTTTACCCAGAACATTTTCCGCTCTGGTATTTTCAATCCTGACTTCAACGTTGTCAGCAACAATGATGCAAATGACTACTATATCCTTGGTCAGTCTGCAGCAGTAATCTGTGGTAACTGGGATGTATCTTACATCCAGGCAAACGCGGACCAGGACTTGGTGGACAACACCGGTTTTGCGGTTCTTCCGCAACCTGAAGGTGCCACTGCTTCCTACAGGACTCACGATACCGGGCAGGGATATGGTTTGGCTATCAACTCTAAAGTTGCTTCAGATCCGAAAAAACTGGCTGCCTGCATTGACTTGATCGAGTATCTGACAGGTACCGAGTATGCTGACTATGTCGCTCAGAACTTTGCGCTTAGCTGTGTTACCAAGGCTGATGCCGTTGATATGAGCAAACTTGATTCCTTTACTGTCGATTTCTATCACTATTATGAGAATCCTGGATGTGAAATCTATGATTCCTATATCAACAGTGCAGTCATCGATGTCTTGAATACCGATTTGCAGACAATGCTTAACGGTGATATGACTCCTGAGCAGGTTGCGGCTAATGCTCAGTCAAAGTATCAGGAAGTGTACAAATAA
- a CDS encoding L-serine ammonia-lyase has product MESLRYLYRIGTGPSSSHTMGPRAAALAYLEKYPDAKECKALLFGSLAATGKGHLTDQAIRKVFADAKKPVEIIWHPDQFKPFHPNAVTFVSDQGEKTYYSVGGGRIVEEGQPMEPESSLYPAQLCSMQEILSYCDQEGLQLWEFVLHAEGADIMDYMKEVWDVMCKAVKEGLSNEGVLPGGLRLQRKAAQYHAKAQRLSGRAGRSAELISYALAVSEQNASGGQIVTAPTCGSCGVLPSILYYMKNNLRIAESRILRALLTAGLVGNLVKTNGSISGAEVGCQGEIGVACAMGGAAATQLLGGTNHQIEYAAEMGLEHHLGLTCDPMLGLVQIPCIERNAMAAMRALDISTYAQLGDGRHKVSFDNVIKVMMETGQAIPSLYRETSLAGLASLRDNVQ; this is encoded by the coding sequence ATGGAAAGTCTCAGATATTTATATCGTATCGGTACCGGTCCCTCCAGTAGCCATACCATGGGGCCTCGGGCTGCGGCATTGGCTTATTTGGAAAAATATCCGGATGCCAAGGAATGCAAGGCACTTCTTTTTGGCTCTCTTGCTGCAACAGGGAAAGGCCATCTGACCGACCAGGCAATCAGGAAAGTATTTGCTGACGCGAAGAAACCTGTTGAGATTATCTGGCATCCTGACCAATTCAAACCTTTCCATCCAAATGCAGTGACCTTTGTCTCTGACCAAGGTGAAAAAACCTATTACAGTGTCGGCGGTGGCAGGATTGTTGAAGAGGGGCAACCTATGGAGCCGGAAAGTTCTCTATATCCTGCACAGTTGTGCTCAATGCAGGAAATACTTTCCTATTGTGACCAAGAAGGCCTGCAGCTATGGGAATTCGTGCTTCATGCCGAAGGTGCAGACATAATGGACTATATGAAAGAAGTCTGGGATGTGATGTGCAAAGCAGTAAAGGAAGGCCTTTCAAATGAAGGGGTACTTCCCGGCGGGTTGCGGTTGCAACGTAAGGCTGCCCAGTATCATGCAAAGGCCCAAAGACTTTCTGGTCGTGCAGGAAGAAGTGCTGAATTGATTTCTTATGCCCTCGCTGTAAGTGAACAGAATGCAAGCGGCGGGCAAATAGTGACCGCTCCTACCTGCGGTAGTTGCGGTGTGCTTCCAAGTATCCTGTATTACATGAAAAATAATCTACGAATTGCTGAGAGCCGTATTTTGCGGGCATTGCTGACGGCAGGACTTGTCGGCAACCTTGTGAAGACCAATGGCTCGATCAGCGGAGCTGAAGTAGGTTGCCAAGGGGAAATAGGTGTAGCCTGTGCCATGGGCGGTGCTGCTGCGACACAACTGCTTGGTGGTACCAACCATCAGATAGAATATGCAGCAGAAATGGGGCTGGAACATCACCTTGGCCTGACCTGTGATCCTATGCTGGGGCTTGTGCAGATTCCCTGTATCGAACGGAATGCCATGGCTGCCATGCGGGCTTTGGATATTTCGACTTATGCACAGCTAGGTGATGGACGGCACAAGGTTTCCTTTGACAATGTCATCAAGGTCATGATGGAAACGGGGCAGGCGATTCCGTCTCTCTATAGGGAAACCAGTCTTGCTGGCCTTGCTTCCCTCAGGGACAATGTACAATGA
- a CDS encoding carbohydrate ABC transporter permease — protein sequence MSRKNSHSSNDMRVGRGVGAFFINAILIIFSFSCIFPLIWMFYSSLKEKRAFQLDIISLPAKPTFDNYVAVANDRDAHIWTALLSSFRTTVFAVLLIIVFGYVLGYLLGRLKFRGSKIFSLLLLLGLLIPIHSLLVPIYVVFNRLGIGDKWYTLIIPYVAFGLPIAVFLIHGYVLSVPKEFEEAAAIDGYGFVRTMFSILLPICMPILVTVAIIQTFACWNEFSFALVLINNINYKTVPLAMTQFTGQFNSNYPKMMAAMLLTMAPVVLFYFLFSKKIIEGMVAGAIKG from the coding sequence ATGAGCAGAAAGAATTCTCACTCCTCAAATGACATGCGTGTCGGTCGTGGTGTCGGAGCTTTTTTCATCAATGCCATACTTATTATCTTTTCGTTCAGTTGCATTTTTCCGTTGATTTGGATGTTCTATTCATCTCTCAAGGAAAAACGGGCATTCCAGCTCGATATCATCTCTCTTCCTGCCAAACCGACGTTTGATAATTACGTTGCTGTTGCAAATGACCGTGACGCACATATTTGGACAGCGCTTCTCAGCAGTTTCCGTACGACTGTCTTTGCTGTTCTTCTGATTATCGTGTTCGGTTATGTCCTTGGTTACCTTCTCGGGCGGCTGAAATTCCGAGGCAGCAAGATTTTTTCTTTGCTGTTGTTGCTTGGTTTGCTGATCCCTATCCATTCACTTTTGGTCCCTATCTATGTTGTGTTCAACAGGCTCGGTATCGGAGATAAATGGTATACGCTTATCATTCCCTATGTAGCATTCGGCTTGCCTATTGCCGTTTTCTTGATCCATGGATACGTGCTCAGTGTCCCGAAGGAATTCGAGGAAGCTGCAGCAATCGATGGGTACGGATTCGTCAGGACAATGTTTTCCATCCTGCTTCCGATCTGCATGCCGATTTTGGTGACCGTTGCCATCATCCAGACTTTTGCCTGCTGGAATGAATTCTCGTTTGCCTTGGTGCTGATCAACAACATCAATTACAAGACTGTTCCTCTTGCGATGACACAGTTCACCGGGCAATTCAATTCGAATTATCCGAAGATGATGGCTGCCATGCTCCTTACCATGGCACCGGTAGTTCTCTTCTATTTCCTGTTCAGTAAGAAAATAATTGAAGGAATGGTCGCTGGTGCGATCAAGGGGTAG
- a CDS encoding glycosyl transferase, protein MQYGHFDDSKREYVIETPMTPLPWINYLGNKDFFSLVSQTLGGFTFYKDAKLRRLTRHRYNDVPRDNGGRLYYIKDGNTVWNPGFLPSKTPLDSYRCRHGLGYSIIESKKNGIMCSVKLFNPLDKAVEINQVKLENKSSTKKNITLFSALEWCFYNAEDDATNFQRNWNIAEVEVEGSTIYHTTEYRERRNHYAFFSVNSGISSFDTDRDHFLGTYNGWDKPDSVEKGEDSCSIAHGWAPIASHCIHISLAPGECRTFVFLLGYVEQKESTKFSAPGKVNKDKAYRIIESYDSEEKVQKAFGSLQKYWHGMLGHFQITTDEPKVDRMVNIWNQYQCMVTFNLSRSTSYYESGLGRGMGFRDSCQDIYGFVHMAPERARQRILDLASVQFADGSTFHQYQPLTGKGNADIGGGFNDDPLWLIASTIAYLKETGDFSILDESIPFVDNNIGTTTLLMHLERSFSFTLSHKGPHGLPLIGRADWNDCLNLNCFSTEPGESFQTCSNYDSGKAESVFIAGMFVLYGRTYAQLLDRLGKSKEAQEARNETDAMEKKCIRYGWDGNWFIRAYDALGGKVGSKDCAEGKIFIEPQGFCTMAGIGEDEGLGKKAMSSVWQYLVNDFGIELIAPPYSTYHEELGEISSYPPGYKENGSVFCHNNPWVILAESKLGHGNEAYSLYCRNSPAFTEEKSDIHRSEPYCYSQTIAGRQAPTYGEAKNSWLTGTAAWSFVAVSQGIFGIKPDWDGLLIDPCLPDSIGFCRIIRQFRGTTYEISIDNSTHSGYQLTVDGERVHGKLVRHNAERKRVDIKLSL, encoded by the coding sequence ATGCAGTACGGTCACTTTGATGACAGCAAAAGGGAATATGTGATAGAGACTCCGATGACTCCGCTTCCATGGATAAATTATCTTGGCAACAAGGACTTTTTCTCCTTGGTTTCCCAAACATTGGGGGGATTCACCTTCTACAAAGATGCAAAACTCAGAAGACTTACCCGCCATAGGTATAATGACGTGCCTAGGGATAACGGAGGAAGACTCTACTACATAAAGGACGGAAATACCGTCTGGAATCCCGGATTCCTCCCCTCCAAGACCCCGCTTGACAGTTATCGGTGCCGCCATGGCTTAGGCTACTCAATCATTGAATCAAAGAAAAATGGAATCATGTGTTCCGTCAAACTGTTCAATCCACTGGATAAAGCAGTTGAAATCAACCAAGTCAAATTGGAAAACAAGAGCTCGACAAAAAAGAACATTACCTTGTTCTCGGCTCTGGAATGGTGTTTCTACAATGCAGAGGACGATGCAACGAACTTCCAGCGAAACTGGAACATTGCAGAAGTTGAAGTCGAGGGAAGTACCATCTACCATACCACAGAATATAGGGAAAGACGAAATCACTATGCATTTTTTTCCGTCAATTCCGGCATTTCAAGCTTCGATACCGACAGGGACCATTTCCTTGGCACCTACAATGGATGGGACAAACCCGATTCAGTAGAAAAAGGAGAAGATTCATGCAGCATTGCGCATGGATGGGCTCCCATTGCCAGCCACTGCATACACATTTCCCTTGCCCCCGGAGAATGCAGGACTTTTGTCTTCCTCCTAGGGTATGTAGAGCAAAAAGAATCGACAAAGTTTTCTGCGCCAGGAAAGGTCAACAAAGACAAGGCATACAGAATCATCGAATCGTACGACAGTGAGGAAAAGGTCCAAAAAGCTTTCGGATCGTTGCAAAAATATTGGCATGGCATGCTTGGACATTTCCAAATCACTACCGACGAGCCAAAAGTAGACAGGATGGTCAATATCTGGAACCAATATCAATGCATGGTAACCTTCAATCTCAGCAGGTCAACAAGCTACTATGAAAGCGGACTTGGCCGAGGCATGGGATTCCGTGACAGCTGTCAGGATATCTATGGTTTCGTACATATGGCTCCGGAAAGGGCACGGCAAAGGATTCTCGACCTGGCCTCAGTCCAGTTTGCCGATGGCAGTACATTCCATCAATATCAGCCTCTCACAGGAAAGGGAAATGCAGATATAGGAGGTGGTTTCAACGATGACCCGCTATGGCTCATTGCTTCCACAATCGCCTATCTGAAGGAAACCGGCGATTTTTCAATCCTTGACGAGTCTATTCCCTTCGTAGACAATAACATAGGAACGACTACCCTACTCATGCACTTGGAAAGAAGCTTCAGCTTTACCCTCAGCCACAAGGGTCCTCACGGACTGCCCCTGATCGGTAGAGCCGACTGGAATGACTGCCTTAATCTCAATTGTTTTTCCACAGAACCGGGAGAGTCTTTCCAGACTTGTTCCAACTATGACAGCGGCAAAGCCGAATCGGTTTTCATTGCCGGCATGTTCGTTCTCTACGGACGGACATATGCCCAGCTACTTGACAGATTGGGCAAAAGCAAGGAAGCCCAGGAAGCAAGGAACGAAACAGATGCAATGGAAAAAAAATGCATACGTTATGGCTGGGATGGAAACTGGTTTATCAGAGCCTATGATGCGCTCGGTGGTAAAGTCGGCAGCAAGGACTGTGCCGAAGGAAAGATTTTCATAGAACCCCAAGGGTTCTGTACCATGGCAGGAATCGGAGAAGACGAAGGACTGGGGAAAAAGGCAATGTCCTCAGTCTGGCAATATCTGGTAAATGACTTCGGGATTGAACTGATTGCACCGCCCTATTCCACTTATCACGAAGAACTGGGAGAAATATCAAGTTATCCGCCAGGATACAAGGAAAACGGTTCCGTATTCTGCCATAACAACCCATGGGTTATTCTTGCAGAAAGCAAACTTGGACATGGCAATGAAGCCTATAGCCTCTATTGCAGGAACAGCCCGGCTTTTACGGAAGAAAAAAGTGATATACATAGAAGTGAACCTTATTGCTATAGCCAAACCATTGCAGGAAGGCAAGCGCCTACATACGGTGAAGCGAAGAACAGTTGGCTTACTGGTACAGCCGCATGGTCCTTCGTTGCAGTCAGCCAGGGAATCTTCGGTATCAAACCGGACTGGGACGGGCTGCTCATTGATCCATGCCTGCCGGACTCAATCGGCTTCTGCCGCATTATCCGTCAGTTCCGCGGGACGACCTACGAAATATCAATTGACAATAGCACCCATTCAGGTTATCAGCTGACAGTAGACGGAGAAAGGGTTCATGGAAAACTTGTCAGACATAATGCAGAAAGGAAAAGAGTCGACATAAAGCTTTCCTTATGA
- a CDS encoding transporter substrate-binding domain-containing protein, with translation MKKITLAAILLLALVTTQVFAQGAKEQKKDDKTIVMASNCEWPPLEFVDENGKITGFEIELLQKLGEVTGYNFVVKNVAWDGIFAGLANGAYDGVASGVSITEERKPKMEFTDPILDVTQAIISPIGAKDAAKDIQGLVGKRVGDQMGTTGDIALHDSGLNITIRGYDSIGLAVEDLLNGNLDCVVTDSVVASEYVLQNKNYKDKLEVSGIASDITEPIAMCFQKGDTFHTQIVNEGLKKLKADGTLKALKEKWKLL, from the coding sequence ATGAAAAAAATCACACTGGCAGCAATCCTGCTGCTTGCTTTGGTAACGACCCAGGTGTTTGCCCAAGGCGCCAAGGAACAGAAAAAGGATGACAAAACCATCGTAATGGCATCAAACTGCGAATGGCCTCCTTTGGAATTCGTAGACGAAAACGGCAAAATAACAGGTTTTGAAATCGAACTGCTGCAGAAACTGGGAGAAGTAACAGGTTACAATTTTGTCGTCAAGAATGTTGCTTGGGATGGTATTTTTGCAGGTCTTGCCAACGGAGCTTATGATGGTGTAGCTTCCGGAGTATCCATTACAGAGGAAAGAAAACCCAAGATGGAATTTACTGATCCTATCCTTGATGTCACACAGGCAATCATTTCTCCGATCGGTGCAAAAGATGCAGCAAAGGACATCCAGGGACTGGTCGGGAAAAGAGTCGGTGACCAAATGGGTACGACAGGTGACATCGCACTGCATGACAGCGGACTCAATATCACCATCAGAGGATATGATTCAATCGGCCTTGCAGTAGAAGACCTTCTGAACGGCAATCTTGACTGTGTCGTCACTGATAGTGTCGTTGCAAGTGAATATGTCTTGCAGAACAAGAATTATAAGGACAAACTTGAAGTATCAGGTATAGCAAGTGATATTACTGAGCCAATTGCAATGTGCTTTCAGAAAGGCGATACTTTCCATACCCAGATCGTCAACGAAGGACTCAAGAAACTGAAAGCTGACGGGACGCTCAAGGCTCTCAAGGAAAAATGGAAATTGCTGTAA
- a CDS encoding LacI family transcriptional regulator yields MVTMKDIARECNVSFSTVSKALNDSPEIGSEKKKLVKDTAMRMGYRPNAAARALKTNRTYSIGVVFEDTTGSGLQHEFFTTVFESLKVTAEAKGYDITFISRNLGGKNDYYEHTLYRNLDGVAIVSADFTRPDVLKLVNSPIPTVTLDFHYEGHTVVRSDNIEGMAQLTKYVLERGHRKIAIIHGESTIVNQRRLGSFLTTCRQWGVDIPDNFIVDGRYHDPKICEEATENLLALPQPPTCIFYPDDFASLGGIRYLQKSGFEIGKDISIVGYDGILLSTLMHPTLVTYKQDSMTMGREMAGELIGQIEHPKGFLPKEIWVKGQLLEGHSVRNLLVDA; encoded by the coding sequence ATGGTCACGATGAAGGACATAGCCAGAGAATGTAATGTTTCATTTTCTACAGTAAGCAAAGCTCTCAACGACAGTCCCGAAATCGGCAGCGAAAAGAAGAAACTTGTAAAGGACACTGCCATGCGCATGGGCTATCGGCCGAATGCTGCTGCCCGTGCCCTGAAGACCAACCGTACCTATAGCATCGGAGTCGTGTTTGAGGATACGACAGGAAGTGGCTTGCAGCATGAGTTCTTTACAACGGTCTTTGAGAGCCTCAAGGTAACGGCTGAGGCAAAAGGGTATGATATTACGTTCATCAGCCGGAACCTGGGAGGAAAAAATGACTATTACGAACATACCCTCTATAGGAACTTGGATGGAGTGGCTATCGTCTCCGCTGATTTTACCCGTCCTGATGTACTCAAGCTTGTAAATAGTCCGATACCGACGGTGACATTAGACTTCCATTATGAAGGACATACGGTCGTCAGGAGTGACAATATCGAAGGGATGGCACAACTTACCAAGTATGTACTTGAGAGAGGACACCGTAAGATTGCCATAATCCATGGCGAAAGTACCATAGTTAATCAACGGCGGCTGGGATCTTTTCTTACTACTTGCAGGCAATGGGGAGTTGATATTCCTGATAATTTCATAGTTGATGGACGATATCACGACCCGAAGATATGTGAGGAAGCTACAGAAAATTTACTTGCCTTGCCTCAACCTCCAACCTGCATATTCTATCCTGATGATTTTGCCAGCTTGGGAGGGATCCGTTACCTGCAGAAATCTGGTTTTGAGATCGGCAAAGACATCAGTATAGTAGGCTATGACGGTATACTCCTTTCGACGTTGATGCATCCCACGCTTGTGACCTATAAGCAGGATAGCATGACGATGGGACGTGAAATGGCAGGGGAGTTGATTGGGCAGATAGAACATCCGAAAGGGTTTTTACCCAAGGAGATTTGGGTGAAGGGGCAGTTGCTGGAGGGGCATTCTGTCAGGAATTTGCTTGTTGATGCGTGA